atttgtacgATTTATACTATAAACGTTCACATGTTTGGAGGCAGCCACGTAACATCATGTTTTATGCTATTTAACATGTCATATACCAACATTTAGTCACTATACCATTACATTTCAATTACATGGATAATATAACATATCATAAGGACCATTTCGCTTTCTCATTACATTCTCGAATCTACTAATTCGTTTTATAATCGTATCGACCCCAAGGCTTATATTACTCGGATTACATGATCTTttacatgccatattttattattttagcattaatatacaattacacaattcaatATTGAATGTCAATAAGCAATGTATATGTTTCATAATCCCTATTAATTAGACACAAACTCAAGAGGGATACACGAATCACCCACCATCACACCAATATATCCGACACACAGTGCCTGATCGATACGTCTAAAGTATAATATGCACTCCGCGCCTCATCAGTATAAACcgaagtaaatatatataaatgtgctTAGCACCTCATTGGTACATCTGAAGTATAATATGCACTCTGTGCCTCATCGGTATAAATTGAAGTAAAATCCCGTACcctaatcctatggcatgccaactgtACCCGACTCTATCCGAGACTGTTAATAGTGTATTCAACGTTCCAAACATATATATAGTTTGCATATCATAATCTAATACGTAACAAATTCACATCATGCCCAAatcaatttcatacaatttCATATCATCGTATACACCATTATCACATTTCTCACATGTTACCAACTATTTCATACTCACCTATTTATGGGACAAGTTCATTACATTAAGCAAGCAAATTGCAAcaaccatttttataatttgaattcaaataatgAAAACACAAACCAGAATAGGCTATTCGTCCACGACCTTCGTCTTTCCTTTATCTTGAGACGACTCGATGTCATTTTTAGTTGCATACAATAAATttgataacaaaataatatcaGTTTTTCAAACAAACACATGAAAACACAacaatttgacataatttgtattttattcattttagtccgtATATCCAAATGCTTATATTTTTCGATATTTAGTAtcgaatcaaaatctaatttcatattctttcaGGGACCCCAAGCTTTCAATCTAtgacaaaattttctaataactttcactttattcaatttagttttcaaTCTATGACAAAATTAACTTTCACTTTCgatatatagtttttaatttcaCTACCTTCTAATACAATCTTAGAAAATCTAaagttaacaattaaacattCATCAATTTCAAGCTTAATTTCATCAATATTCTTTAATggcaacaaaataaaaactcatcAATTAGATAATCTAATACATGGGCATGACTTGTTATGCTTAGATAATTAAAATTCCATAAAAGTCATCAAAGAAAACCTTCCTTACCTTAGCAAATTTGGACCAATTTTGACTAAGGAGCTTGGAAGATATTTCTTTCGTTTCTTTGGGCATGGACGGCACAACACAAGGAGGAAGATGACCATCTCATTCTCTCTCCCACTCACtttatatttatacacataATTAGTAGGTaattagcttaattaatttactaaGTTATGGATTAAtgtgtaaattaattattagttaatgGAAGATGATGGCTTAATAATTAACTAGATGCTAACATGCTTTAAcaatggtttaattattttgaGATCCTTAGTTTAATTACTTATTGAATCCTCAAgtatttcttaaattaaaattgaacagcgattgcatttttataatttagtctctgtACTATAATTAATGATTTTCTCGATTTAGTTACTTGACCAACCATTAATATATTGtcatattaaattcataaatctttctattcataatttcattgaCTCGTTTACGGAATTGAGttccaaaatcatattttttaacaCCGGCTAAAATCAGGTTATTACAGCATAAGTTTGGACTTGTCAAGTAGCCATGGTGTTGACTTGTGAGCATCGCATCAGccatttaataaacaagccatTCATAATTAGAATTTCAAGttattaaatgtaatttatttaatttggttgtttggcatgtatataaagACTCAAGCTAAGTGTGAGTTGTAATTATGAATGCCATGTTTAAACCCCTTTTAAGTTTTCTTAACAATTGTTTGtgctatttcattttttatagtGTTTATGCTATGTATTTGGGACTAAACGAGCTTAAGATTTATTCTAAAATGTTTTGATTCATGTTGAGATGATATAGTGAAGTTTGGACATGTTTTATAGGGTTTTTAGCCGATTTCTGCTCCTGGGGTCCAAGGTCTTGAGATTGCATCAAAGTCTCGAGACTTACAAACATCAAGGCTAAGTTTCTACAGTTCTACCCCTAAGTATCGAGAATTTAGATGGATCTGGACAACTATTTGTCTCGGTTCATTCTTGatgtgattttttattttttatatattttaaatactttttttatttatgtttaccACGTGTCAAAATAAAAAGGTTGTCATGTGTTGCCCCATGATTAATTGCTAGTGTCGCATCATCAAAATCTTAACAGCGTTTTTATCAAAGAATGTGATGGAATTTAAGTTTAGATACCAATCAGatctaaaacaaaatttaaataccaactaAATATAAGTGAACAAGTTCGAAGACAAACTATAGAGTTAAATAAAAGTATGGcattatttaacaatttcaagtttatgtattgattaaatccaaaaaattGTCACCAACTAAGTGTCCaacttcaaatttcaaaatatacattaacCTATCCAATTTTGATGTTCAAGTCTTTGATTGCATGATTCGACTTCCCAAGGCAAATTGGCGGAAACCAGTTTGAtagaaaagtttttttttttttttctttcagataaataaaatagttaatttcaTAAGTTGTCCCTAAATTATTGGTCACTTTTTAAATTGGTCTGAAAACTTCAAATTGTTCTAATGAAGTTCTCAATCTACTAGTATCCTTTTCAATCAGGTCTTCCCATTAGTCGTCTTGTTAACTTTTGTTAGATATCAGTTAGTAAATACAACTATAACACTTGTTTGTCtttcatactttttcattttcattattcactttttcattaataaatacatataaattattattcattttataattaattttttaatttataattaattataatatttaattacattaattttataaaaaataatttaaatttaaattgtaataaaacagcttttggaatattttttgaaagtacaatttttttggaatatttttttttttttttcttcattaattTGTGGAGAACTTTTCTCCTTTAAACTACAAGCAAAAAAACAGGCAAATAAATTTCCATGGCtcataaaaatagttaaatatatattttaatatttttcttcacgtatttattatccttttttttgtaaacaaatacaaaaatagGTTATACATGATATTagttagtataaattttatttacatttagttatgataaaagtaaataaaatgaaaataaacaaataaatatgttCTTAATTAGGCAATGAAAACAGATGatactttatattaattaatataaatcttGTTTGCaccaatttaattatgaaaatagaaataaattaaatgtaaataactttaaaatattttcaaaatttattacaaatgaacaattttttaattaatatgacgtttaaaataaactatgctaaaattatttaattttaagttaaaaatatttaataattacattaattttatatgcatttatttatttataaaagagtatatagaaaaagaataaaatatataaaaagtaagaTGTGTTGCAATCAAATGGCAACTTGCCACCAATATTTAGCATCAGATTTTTAACAATCACTATCAAAAGATCATTAGAATATTTAAAACGATAGTATTGGATACATTACTCGgtatattgatttatttgatccttcaattttatgaaaaaattcattttagttctccatttaatttttcatttttagcttttaaacttttttttcaaatcactccaaaatgaatagaaaaattaatgtcTTTTTAACTTTACTAACATAGCATACACTTTGTCAAGTGGATAAAATGTCaacattgaattatttttaagtttttaaattttgaaaactcaaaaattataaaaggtattttcaaaaattaaaaagtataaaaatatattttaaaattttttaattttaaaaattaattaaatatcgaTACGTCACCCACATggcaaaaatattttaatttctctatccttttggagtgatttgacaaaatacaaattcaaaagttaaaagacgaaaaataaaaggtaagatTAAAATAACTTCCTCGTAAAATTGGAATGCCAAAAGTCATTATGTCTTCTAACTTTGCAAGTAGAACTATAAATTTGCCATCTAATAATAGGGTTAATATTTGGTATGcaatatactttttttattccacaagtatattttaaaaactatcatagatctcttttttaaaatattcttttgaatattaaacTATAACCCTATATGATACTTGTCAACTCCTAACactacttataaaatttaaaaacttcacTAACATTGTACTAAATTTCTCTACTTCATATACTTGATATACATTTATCATCACCTCAACCCTGCTTGtggaatttttaaattctaCCGACAATGTACTAATTATTTACCCAACACCTGATTGAAattaatactaaataaaatcaattcatattgagtttaaaaaaaaaaagtaaagcaGAGATAAAGGAAATGGAGATAATGCCTCGTTTCTAATGAAACTAAAAATGCTTGATGTAAAGAAGGCAGCAGTAACACTCTTTACAAAATGTTTTCCTTATGAAAAAGATTACAAACTCACTCCAAATCTGAGACCCCATCAAATTTTCCTCAAATCAATTATTACATCAGATAAGTAACAATCAAATTTGTGGGCAAACTCCCCTAGTTGTTTACCTCTTTTCAGTGCCCATTCGAAGGTCGGAATACGGTATAGCCATTGATGCCACATGCCATATTCGGATACTCTGGGCTGTAGTATGCGTAATTTTCACCATCTGCATTCCTCATGCTGAGTAAAGACAGATCCGAAGCTGCCATTTGCCACCGGTTTGGGACCAGTCCATCAATTTGTTGTCCATTAGCATAATGTAGGGGGCTAGCTTGTGGAATAAACTCCCTCTCTGTATCGAAATGGTTGCTGGAGGAACTACTATAACCTTGTTGGAACCCATCATTATGGTAACTCCGCATTCGCTCAAATCTGCACGAGCCACTTGAGGATCCCATACCATCTGACAAGCCCAAATCggaatgaaaaggaaaatgctgatttaataaatatggcTCATTGCCAAGAGCATGGAAGCCTGCTCCTGCCCTAGCAGCCTTCCCAACATTGTGTTCCTCATCAAGCAACTCATTTATGATGTCAAGATGTGGAAACTCGTCTGCCAAGACACCTTGGGTCTGACGCCCAGATGCACAGGCTGGAAACTCCATTGAGAAGTGTTCCCGGGACCCATTTTGCACAGACCTGTACAAGTCAAGATTTTCAAATTCACCAAGCAAAGTATTAGAGTGCATGCTTCTACTGCTATCCCTCTGAGAATTCTCCATCCAGTGGGGAGCACTCCGAAAGGTTTCCCTAGTTACCAAGCCAAATGGAAGGCCTGATTGGACAGAATTTGGCTCCATCTTCCCAGAACTCTGGGGCATATACAGTGGTGCAGAAACCAAGGCAGGTGGTTGTGAGTATACTAGTGATGGGTTGATGCCTGAGCTAGGGGAGTTGGAATGAGTAAAACCAGCTGAACTAGAAGCAACATTATGGTTACCCATTATGGCATTTCTGTAAGATTGAGGAACATAACCAGCAGCGGGGGATAGGTCAGGGCCCAAGTGGCCAACAGCACTAACTGATCGAGCAAGCAAAGGAGTAGTTTGAACCATAGAAACAACAGGAGTAGTTGGCCTAGTACCAGGAATTAGAGGGGCACTGGAGGGCCTTGACATCACAGGGACTTGTGGGATAGTAGGTTCAGATGGTTTTGGAGTCGCAGACTTCTGAGTCTCAGATTTCAAAATACCAGTTATTTGGACTGATGTACTAGAAGATGCAGGTTGATCACTCTGTTGCAAGCCGTTTGATAATGTCTTCCTAACTGAAATAGAATCTACACTGCCAGCACTCATTTCCTCTGACCTAAGCTGAGCAGGTAGTAGATTTTTGGAAGGGCTTCTTGGAGAGGATGGTCCAGCAGCCGTCTTCTCTTTAGGTCTTTCCAAATCAACTGAATCTTTGGTGCTTGGTTTCTTTAGCGGCAAAACAACTTCTTCCTATTACGTCGAGAAGATAAATGTCAATCATAAATATACAACTGTGAAGTGGCAAGAAGAGGTAAGAATTTAATGAGATGGAACAACAATATACACCACCTTCCTAACAGCATCCTGCTCAGCCCACTTTGTCTGATCTGATGAGGAAACAGCAGCCTCAAACTCAGCTTCACCAGCCTTGCTACTTTCAGTGACATCATTTTGATGCCCTGCATCTAATGCAGGACAAGGAGGCTGATAATCAGATTCTGTAGTCCAACTACTGCCATCACTCAATGTTTTACTTCGCTGGTTCCTTCCTCTACAAATTTGAAGAGTCAGATGAGATAAATACCATGTCATATCATCCAGAAGCATTAAAAGAAACCTAAGCAATACTTAACCTGCTCAGTGATTTTTTATTGTGGTTGTTTGAAAATGAGTTCCCTTTATAGGGACCATTCATTACCACTGACGGTACTGAGTCTGTTGAACATGTTGATGAACTATCATCCATTAGAGATGGGCTCCTCTTATCAGCTACTCCATTCTGTACACATGACAGTCCACTTATTCCACTGGTACAGGCTTCTGTGGGGGGATGGATTTCTGAGGTATCTGTATCCCAGTTAACAGGACTAGCATCTCTGTCTTCGGAGTCAGGCTGAAGAACTTCAGTGGCAGCATCAACGGAGTCAGAAACATCACCCAGAACATCAGCCTTTTCGGGCACTGGCTGCTCCTCCACCATCACAGAGGCTTCCTTTTCATCATCGGGGTGGTATTCTTGGTGCTTCCTCTCTGCTGCCACAATAGCCTTGTCCTCCCTCCCCTTCTCTTTGTTTTTCCGATTATTTCGTTTTTGCTTAGCCTGCAGTACATAAGCATTGGAAATGCATCAAATTCAGAACAGAAGAAAAatctttaacaaatttaatctccataaatatatatatgtacatatgtttgTATAGCACACAAACACACTTCAAATTGCTTCCCAAAGTAAATTAGGGAATGCTTCAGATAATCaccagaagaaaaaaaaattgaatgtgaaacaatattttatttcattttgtttgacAGAGGTGGTCCAAGAAGAGTTCATTCAGGATGTCTGCTAAGATCCTACCATACCAAAAACAGGTATTATACctgttttttctttgattttttctcCTTCTCAGATGCTCCTCGTTTAGCCTTCTGCTCGCTTTCTGCCAGCCAGGCAGCTTCTTCACGGATGAGTTCTTCTTGCCTTTTTAAAGCAACAGCTTCCTGATAGGCAACTTCAATCTTGTTGCTGTATGTAACCAAAAAATTAGGGCATCTATGGGTTCAAATAAGTATCACCATCACCCATTAATATCCTATAGAGATTGCTCAAAAGAAGTTTGAAACACTATGTGAAAATTAAGAATTCAACCCTTCCATTAAGCTGGCAGAGAAGGTCATATAAAGGAATACAAAATCAAGTGTAACTGAATTACCACCAAAATTTGTGCGCATAAACCACCATCAGAAAATAAGACAACGCCCTATTTCTATAAGATTCTTTTAGCTGGTAAGTTGACTAAGATCATATATCGCCCTCTCCCACTGAAAGAGAATAAACTTCCGTACTATAGTGCATTTGCCATCCTGGATGGTGTTTTCATGGTGACCAGATTATCATGCAGATATATAGATGCTAAGTGTAACAGAATGCAAATAATTGACATTCACTTAGGGTTAGTTTGAAtaggcggtgcgtttacctgcggttagtgtaaaaacagcggtggcagtgagattagatactgtagcgatactgtagcgtgagacaaaaagtaagctaaacacaccgcaccgcacccaaccgcctatccaaacccacccttagtaaGAAAACTTtgtaaactataaaatttgcGATTTTCAGATAAAAATGTCTAGGCAAACTAGAGAGAGAaccatttaaattatatagtggctctcatcaaatattttccctccattAACCAGTTGTCCCACAAAAACAAATGCCATACTTATTACTCCCTTGGGTCCATTACTTGATAGgggaaacaaaaaaatatcagATACATACCAATGAATCATCAtatttatacatgcatattCATTTGGTGGCTGATACTAGTTTCAAGGACGCATACCAGCATTTCCAGAAGTAATGAGAGACATAAATAACCAATCATTATTTTAAGGCCGAATCACAAAGCACGGTACCTGAAAATATGAGAGAGAACAAATATTTCCACCGTCCTGCGACCCAATTCCGTAAGACGTCTTTCATCACGCTCAATTGAATCCTTGTTGAAATCCTCTCCAGAATTTCCATCCTACAGAAAAATGAGAAGACTTGCTGAGAAAGGGAAAAGCTTTGTTTATTGTTGCtttttaaaaataccaaaataaatatgttatgaaGGGCTGGAATTATCTTTCCCAGAGAAGTAAATGGGAATAGCATTAGCTTCTAGGGAAGCAAAAGCATCTATTTCCAAACTAGATGGAACACCTATTAGGACAAAAAGGTAAAGAAAATTCCACTAATATGCTCTCATCAATtgccaaaaattttaaaatggaacTGAACAAATTACTTTGTACTCCCTTAAACATGTGATTTTCTTACTATAACCTATCCAATGCTGTTAAGGCACTCAGCTAGGTGATAAGGCACAGTGAGAAAACAAGATTGCGCCATCAACCTTCTCAGACAAAGCTATTTTAAACCATGTTACTCAGACTCAGGTGTGAGTGTCAGATACAAGCATGCATCCAACACAGCTATAGTTgatttttctaacattttccatATATTTGAAGGATCATTAGAGGTCATATCCACATATCCGTGTGTCAGATACGGGTACTtcatgaaaaatgaagagtctAAGAACATAGATTTTAAATGGGCCCTCGCACCAATGCATTTTGGGCTTCAATGCTAGGTGACAAAAAAGCTAGCTCCATTGAACTGGTGAAGCCAGCTTTTAGGAAtctctctttcctttttttccccttctttcTTCTAAACTCAAATGACCACTTATAGCAAAAAAGTAATAAACCTTTAATGCCCACTGAAGCcgacttttaacttttttattttaaaactcaaaatatcattatttatttaattttttaattataaaactacTAGCCCTCACTTTATTAGTTAAacttagttaaataattaaactgaAAACTTCAATCTCCCTCAAACATTGATCTTAAAAACCATATGCTGACACTACCAAGCAAGGGTAAACatgtttgttttatatatattctctatcatttctactatttattattcttttaactGTTTTTCCCCTTCTCTATACTTTTTTCTcctattgtaatttttaataattttgtaatatgtATTTGGAGCAAagattgatatatattattgtaatgAAGACtcaattctttgattttttttgtaactaATGGACCAATCATAatgtatcatatatatttattaatttatttataagtatgcCCCTTACAGCATTTTTTTTTGTGCCTTTCACCTTTGCACATTGGGCTCTAGAGAGGACTTTGCGTCTTGAGTGAGCTTAGCACCCTTAACAACATTGAACCTATCATCAATATTCAGGAACTTACCTTAGTTCGGTTTTGAGGACCTTTCTCATCTTTCGGAGGTAGTGGTTCCAAAGCTGCCCTTTTTAGAAGTAGCAGCACATCGTCCACCAACAAAAACATATCTTTTTCCATATGAACAATCGGTGCTGGCATTTCTTCAGCATCCAATAGTTTGGACTTTGCTTTCTTGCCCTTACTCTGGCCTTCTAGTGCCTTCAACCCACTATAAAGTGAATCCATTACCAAAGTAGATGTCACTTCCTTCTCTATAAAAAAGTGCTTCacaactattttcaaaatcactTCTGCTTTCTCCCTGGACATCCGGCGCCTGGCATTTTGGTCAATCCCCAACCAGAAAGCACAGAAGCTGCAACATTTGCAAACATTAGTTCAAGAAGAGCAACAAAAAGCTAAAAGTGATGACCTGATGAGAAACAAAGTCACCAAACATGAGCCATTTAAAACATGAAGAAAAGGACAAAGAAAAACTGCCAAGTCTAAAAAAATTGAGGCCAACTTTGACAAATGATGTCAAAGCAATAAGAAATTTGATGTGGCAAGAACAAAGAAAACCCTCTAAAAGGAAAGCATTCAAATATAACATATCCTTCAAAGACAGATGCTGCACATGGTTAAAACTTGAATTTAGTGTTCTAGATGAGTAACATATCATTAAAAGACAGTGTATAAATCATTTACCTTGACCAGCTAGCTTTATCCTCTATCAACTTCCCTAGCTTTTGTTGTCTCTCATCCAAAAAACGGCGACAAATTTGCTCTACATTTGTCAAATACACTCTAACAAGTTCTCTCCTATACTGACAATCAAGGCAACGAAAAGGTCGGTCTGCTTTCTCCCtacaaattcaaaacaaaaatattacatttgCTCACAAGATGGAAAAAAAACTAGATCAGGTGTACACAAATTACCAAAGCAAATCAACTTGATTGTAGCATGCCAAAGCAATAATTTCAAAATGAGGAAACCACTCAAGGCAAGGAACCTTCTTAAACCAAAAAGACCGCAGTAATAAGCCAACTTTATCATCAAAGGTATAATACAATGGCAGAATGAAACAATTACCAATAAAGAGTTTAATcctgaattttatatttactgAAAACTAGGATTGCAAAAGTTCTGCTGATAAGCATGAAGAACAATATTCAAATTCCATATGTATGTTGCTACTAATGATGTCGCTCTTTTTCTTTAAGTACACATGTCTAACACATCCGAACATGGGTATAGGAATATGACCCTCTAAACAGAAGGAGAAACTTATTAAAAAACTTGAACATACTATAGCAAGAAATATAATATACCCATATCCAACACAAACCTGAGTACGAGCAACATAGACTACTATTGAATGAAGCCCCACAGGCAGAAGATTTCTTCACAATAAATTACCTGATGACTTGAACTTGAGCTTTTATGATAAGTGTGTCAGATTCTATAAATCCATCATAAACTTTAGAGAGCTCCATAAACTTTTTCCATCCCCAGTCATGCTCTTTCTTCCAGAATCGATGTAAAGTATCTGCAATCCACAGAATGTTGCTGATAATTCATGATCCCTAATATCGCAACTAAACGAAATGTGGGACAACTAACCtgaatattttgatttcttagGATCTTTATTCACGACAGCTATTGTAAACTGTGCAAAATGACTCCAACCTGTCTCCAATAGAGCAAGGAAACATATAAGTTCAACTCcataaacaaaagataaatgataataaatacaTTGTGTAATTTACTGAAACTATCTAACCTGGAAGAAGTTTGTCATGATTAGCAACACAGAGAAACAATGAGAGATGATTGCAAACATCACAACCTTGTGGGTAAATTAAGATGTACCTGTCAAACATGGCAAAATGTTCAAATCGAAACTAGTGAATTTTCCCTGCTGAAAAAGCATATGTTTCTTTATGGACAACATTATAAAGTCTAAAAGATTTATCTGTTTGTGTGTACAAGAACGTATTCTCCACAtagaatttcaatatgaaatgaaagaataggAATCCAGAATGAGAATTATGAACGAGAAAGGGCAGAAGTAGACAATAAGAGCCAGCAATATTTCAGCCCCATACCACTTGTAGCCACCAACTTCAAATGCATTACTACGAAGTTCTCTTTTGTTAATCTGTGAAAACTTCTCTATCTTCCACGTATACTTTCCATATAATTCAGAAGGCCTTGGCCCTATAAAATAAGTGAACTCACTTTAAGAAACTTTGGTCATAAAAGATGGGAAGAACAAAAAGAACATATACCAAAAACTTCAAACttaaaatgaaagtgtaaaGAAAGTAAAGAGTGACAGGACTTCTTGATAAGTATTCCCTAATCCAACTTAATTTGTAATTCTTTTACACGCAAATAGTTACAGCATGTATCATCTAATAGCAAGCTAACCCATTCACCTGTTATTATAAAGAAACAAACTCAGTTCAAGAAATTTCAATCATAGAAAAAACggaagaataacaaaaatgcaTCCCAAATTGCTCATACATAAACtgaaagatatatatatgtgatactGATAGAGAAAATGTCTAGAACGATTCCCTAGCCCAGCTTCATTtgtgctttctttttcttttcttttttttaaaaaaaaatcactgtGCATTTAGAGCACTCAAAATAGTTCAGAACAAGCATCTTCAACTAACAGGCTAGCCTATTCACCTCTCATGTTATATGTCAGGAAGATACAGTTAAGAGCACCTTGAAGAACTCCAGATGGcatttaaaagagaaaatataaagtaaataacTAGTACTTGAAATACACAtgacatttaaaaaaagaataagaagttaaaacaaaaaaagaatccTGAGCCATAAAATCCAATCCCTGTCTGGACATCATGATTCATGAGTACTGAAACTTTGTGTATATGGAGGAAATCATTCAAAAAGATCCTCCTTCCATCCATCTAGGCAACTTGCATATAAAGGGTACCGGAGattaaaaaaagattcaaaacaaCAGTATGTTAGAAAAATATCTGCTCAATCCAATTTTTAAGAGGTGAATGTGTCATGAGAGCCAGGCTTTAGTTAAACCTTCTATAATCAACCATTGATCAATGAGTTAGAgcttaaaaaacataaattcacaCAGAATTAACAAGAAACAAATCTACAGTAACATTACACTCAAGACAACTGTGGCTTATGCATGCTTCAACAATCTAATCCACCAATTCTAGTTATTATTATAGGTAATTTCTAAACATTAGAGAACCACTCTGTCGCATTCCAAAATTTAGACAGAAAATCACAATAGACTAGCCAAAACTAAATTCAAGCCAATTTTTTAATCATGCCATTCAGCATTTTATTATCCACtagatttaatatataaagGATTCAACTTAACACTTCAATAGTATCAATGTTGAGAATAAACAGACAGTATACTAATAAATGTTCAAAAGGATAAAGGGCATTCAACCAAACACCAAAGGGGAACCATACACATaccaccatcatcatcatcagagTCCCAGTAAGGGGGTGAGGTTGAAGGTGTTCCGTTTTCCACCTGGTCAAAAGACCGCCACTCTGCCAACGCTTCCCCTGCTTGACAACGCTGCCCGCTTGAAATCCCCTCCACGGACCTTCCCACTCCAGTCTCCTCGCTTGCAACTGCAGCCATTTTCCCCTAGAAAACTCCTCCCCACACTCCTTGTGCCCCACTTGCTACAAAATCAAGAACCCGGTTAagaaaaccaatcaaaatcattaaCTCTTAAACCTCACTTCGAAATGTAAATCATCAGAAACACCATTTCAAAGGAGGCATATATCCTCTAATCAATCTTATTTAACCACAGCATcctaaaacccaaaattaaaact
This genomic window from Gossypium raimondii isolate GPD5lz chromosome 10, ASM2569854v1, whole genome shotgun sequence contains:
- the LOC105776631 gene encoding TNF receptor-associated factor homolog 1b isoform X2 yields the protein MAAVASEETGVGRSVEGISSGQRCQAGEALAEWRSFDQVENGTPSTSPPYWDSDDDDGGPRPSELYGKYTWKIEKFSQINKRELRSNAFEVGGYKWYILIYPQGCDVCNHLSLFLCVANHDKLLPGWSHFAQFTIAVVNKDPKKSKYSDTLHRFWKKEHDWGWKKFMELSKVYDGFIESDTLIIKAQVQVIREKAEVILKIVVKHFFIEKEVTSTLVMDSLYSGLKALEGQSKGKKAKSKLLDAEEMPAPIVHMEKDMFLLVDDVLLLLKRAALEPLPPKDEKGPQNRTKDGNSGEDFNKDSIERDERRLTELGRRTVEIFVLSHIFSNKIEVAYQEAVALKRQEELIREEAAWLAESEQKAKRGASEKEKKSKKKQAKQKRNNRKNKEKGREDKAIVAAERKHQEYHPDDEKEASVMVEEQPVPEKADVLGDVSDSVDAATEVLQPDSEDRDASPVNWDTDTSEIHPPTEACTSGISGLSCVQNGVADKRSPSLMDDSSSTCSTDSVPSVVMNGPYKGNSFSNNHNKKSLSRGRNQRSKTLSDGSSWTTESDYQPPCPALDAGHQNDVTESSKAGEAEFEAAVSSSDQTKWAEQDAVRKEEVVLPLKKPSTKDSVDLERPKEKTAAGPSSPRSPSKNLLPAQLRSEEMSAGSVDSISVRKTLSNGLQQSDQPASSSTSVQITGILKSETQKSATPKPSEPTIPQVPVMSRPSSAPLIPGTRPTTPVVSMVQTTPLLARSVSAVGHLGPDLSPAAGYVPQSYRNAIMGNHNVASSSAGFTHSNSPSSGINPSLVYSQPPALVSAPLYMPQSSGKMEPNSVQSGLPFGLVTRETFRSAPHWMENSQRDSSRSMHSNTLLGEFENLDLYRSVQNGSREHFSMEFPACASGRQTQGVLADEFPHLDIINELLDEEHNVGKAARAGAGFHALGNEPYLLNQHFPFHSDLGLSDGMGSSSGSCRFERMRSYHNDGFQQGYSSSSSNHFDTEREFIPQASPLHYANGQQIDGLVPNRWQMAASDLSLLSMRNADGENYAYYSPEYPNMACGINGYTVFRPSNGH